The proteins below come from a single Ochotona princeps isolate mOchPri1 chromosome 6, mOchPri1.hap1, whole genome shotgun sequence genomic window:
- the LOC101521707 gene encoding LOW QUALITY PROTEIN: polypeptide N-acetylgalactosaminyltransferase 1-like (The sequence of the model RefSeq protein was modified relative to this genomic sequence to represent the inferred CDS: inserted 2 bases in 1 codon; deleted 2 bases in 1 codon; substituted 1 base at 1 genomic stop codon) → MRKFAYCKVVLATSLIWVLLDMFLLLSFSECNKCDEKKERELSAGDVLEAVQKPHEGPGEMGKPVVIPKEDQEKMKEMFKINQQFNLMASEMIALNRSLPDVGLEGCKTKVYPDNLPTTSVVIVFHNEAWSTLLRTAHSVINRSPRHMIEEIVLVDDASERDFLKRPLESYVKKLKVPVHVIRMEQRSGLIRARLKGAAVSKGQVITFLDAHGECTVGWLEPLLARIKHDRRTVVCPVIDVISDGTFESMAGSDVTXGRFNWKLNFRWYPVPQREMDRRKGDGTLSVRTPTMAGGLFSIDRDYFQEIGTYDVGMDIWGGENLEISFRMWQCGGTLEIVTRSHVGHVFRKAMPYTFPGGTGQIINKNNRWLAEVWMDEFKNFFYIISPGVTKVDYGDRSSRLGLGHKLQCKPFSWYLENIYPDSQIPRHYFSLGEIRNVETSLDSMARKENEKAGIFNCHGMGGNQVFSYTANKEIRTNDHCLDVSKLNGPVTMLKCHHLKGNQLWEYDPVKLTLQHVNSNQCLDKATEXVPSIRDCSGSRSQQWLLRNVTLPEIF, encoded by the exons ATGAGAAAATTTGCATACTGCAAGGTGGTCTTGGCCACCTCCTTGATTTGGGTACTCTTGGATatgttcctgctgctttccttcaGTGAATGCAACAAATGTgatgagaaaaaggagagagaacttTCTGCTGGAGATGTTCTGGAGGCAGTACAAAAGCCTCATGAAGGTCCTGGAGAAATGGGGAAGCCAGTCGTCATTCCTAAGGAAGaccaagagaaaatgaaagaaatgtttaaaataaatcag CAGTTCAATTTAATGGCAAGTGAGATGATTGCACTCAACAGATCTCTACCAGATGTTGGACTAGAAGGGTGTAAAACAAAAGTGTATCCAGATAATCTTCCTACAACAAGTGTGGTGATTGTTTTCCACAATGAGGCTTGGAGCACACTTCTACGAACTGCTCATAGTGTCATTAATcgctcaccaagacacatgatagaAGAAATTGTTCTAGTAGATGATGCCAGTGAAAGAGATTTTTTGAAAAGACCCCTAGAGAGTtatgtgaaaaaattaaaagttccAGTTCATGTAATTCGAATGGAACAGCGTTCTGGACT gaTCAGAGCTAGATTAAAAGGAGCTGCTGTGTCGAAAGGCCAAGTGATCACCTTTTTGGATGCTCACGGTGAGTGCACAGTGGGGTGGCTGGAGCCCCTCTTAGCCAGGATCAAACATGACAGGAGAACAGTGGTCTGTCCTGTCATTGATGTGATCAGTGATGGTACTTTCGAGTCCATGGCAGGCTCTGATGTGACCTAGGGTAGGTTCAACTGGAAGCTCAATTTCCGCTGGTATCCTGTTCCCCAGAGAGAAATGGATAGAAGGAAAGGCGATGGAACACTCTCTGTCAGAACACCTACAATGGCAGGAGGCCTTTTTTCAATAGACAGAGATTACTTCCAGGAAATTGGGACATATGATGTTGGCATGGATATTTGGGGAGGAGAAAACCTAGAAATTTCCTTTAGGATGTGGCAGTGTGGAGGAACTTTGGAAATTGTTACACGCTCACACGTTGGACATGTGTTTCGGAAAGCTATGCCTTACACGTTTCCAGGAGGCACAGGGCagattatcaataaaaataacagatgGCTTGCAGAAGTATGGATGGATGAATTCAAGAATTTTTTCTATATTATCTCTCCAGGTGTTACAAAGGTAGATTATGGAGATAGATCGTCGAGACTTGGTCTAGGACACAAACTACAATGCAAACCTTTCTCATGGTACCTAGAGAATATTTATCCTGATTCTCAGATTCCACGTCACTATTTCTCCTTGGGAGAGATTCGAAATGTGGAAACAAGTCTTGATAGCATggctagaaaagaaaatgaaaaagctggAATTTTTAATTGTCACGGTATGGGAGGTAATCAGGTTTTCTCTTATACAGCCAACAAAGAAATTAGAACAAATGACCATTGCTTGGATGTTTCCAAACTTAATGGCCCAGTCACAATGCTCAAATGCCACCACCTAAAAGGCAACCAGCTCTGGGAATATGACCCAGTGAAATTAACCCTACAGCATGTGAACAGTAATCAGTGCCTGGACAAAGCCACAGA GGTGCCCAGCATTAGAGACTGCAGTGGAAGCCGGTCCCAGCAGTGGCTTCTTCGAAACGTCACGCTTCCAGAAATATTCTGA